One window of Gemmatimonadaceae bacterium genomic DNA carries:
- a CDS encoding sigma-70 family RNA polymerase sigma factor, which yields MKNLYKEADPILSLSDSQFLGVAAMATIARKQVDQLQGTSVREQLQTMDDSAVVTAFLGGEERAFSELVERYQTRLLNFVYRTIGDRERAEDLVQEVFIRVYRHLHRFDRSKKFSTWAYTIASNLAKNELRNRSRNPLVLFQTVQKNWQDEDRPLQFEDSRSRPDDMYRKRHLREIVEESVAKLPEHHRNVFILRELEGKSYEEIAEITNCNLGTVKSRLNRARNSFAEIVAPYLE from the coding sequence GTGAAGAATCTCTATAAGGAGGCAGACCCAATTCTTTCCTTATCAGATTCTCAATTTCTGGGGGTAGCAGCAATGGCAACTATTGCTCGTAAGCAGGTAGACCAGCTTCAGGGGACCAGTGTCAGGGAGCAGTTGCAGACGATGGATGACTCAGCCGTCGTTACCGCGTTCCTGGGCGGGGAAGAGAGGGCTTTCTCCGAGCTCGTCGAGAGATACCAAACGCGGCTTCTGAATTTTGTATACCGGACCATTGGCGACCGTGAAAGGGCGGAAGATCTGGTACAGGAGGTGTTCATCCGGGTATACCGGCATCTTCACAGGTTCGATCGCTCGAAGAAATTCTCGACGTGGGCTTATACGATCGCGTCGAATCTGGCCAAGAACGAGCTCCGGAACCGCTCAAGGAATCCGCTTGTTCTCTTCCAGACGGTTCAGAAAAACTGGCAGGATGAGGATCGTCCGCTACAGTTTGAGGACAGCAGGTCGCGTCCTGACGACATGTATCGGAAGCGCCACCTGAGAGAGATCGTCGAGGAGTCAGTAGCGAAGCTGCCGGAGCATCACAGGAACGTGTTCATCCTGCGGGAGCTCGAAGGGAAGTCGTACGAAGAAATCGCCGAGATCACCAACTGCAATCTCGGCACTGTGAAATCGAGGCTGAACAGAGCCAGAAACTCGTTCGCGGAGATTGTTGCGCCCTATCTGGAATAG